The proteins below come from a single Oenanthe melanoleuca isolate GR-GAL-2019-014 chromosome Z, OMel1.0, whole genome shotgun sequence genomic window:
- the ISCA1 gene encoding iron-sulfur cluster assembly 1 homolog, mitochondrial, whose product MASSVVRATVRAVSKRRIQATRAALTLTPSAVQKIKELLKDKPDHVGVKVGVRTRGCNGLSYTLEYTKSKGDSDEEVVQDGVRVFIEKKAQLTLLGTEMDYVEDKLSSEFVFNNPNIKGTCGCGESFNI is encoded by the exons ATGGCCTCGTCCGTGGTGCGCGCCACGGTGCGCGCCGTCAGCAAGCGCAGGATCCAGGCGACCCGCGCCGCCCTCACGCTG ACCCCTTCTGCTGTCCAGAAGATAAAAGAGCTTCTGAAAGATAAACCTGACCAT gTAGGTGTGAAAGTAGGTGTTCGTACAAGGGGATGCAATGGACTTTCTTACACATTAGAATATACAAAATCAAAAGGAGATTCTGATGAAGAAGTAGTTCAAGATG GGGTTAGAGTGTTTATTGAAAAGAAGGCACAGCTGACGCTTCTAGGAACTGAAATGGACTATGTAGAAGACAAACTGTCCAGTGAGTTTGTCTTCAATAATCCAAACATCAAAGGAACGTGTGGCTGTGGAGAAAGCTTTAACATCTGA